Proteins from a genomic interval of Lycium ferocissimum isolate CSIRO_LF1 chromosome 2, AGI_CSIRO_Lferr_CH_V1, whole genome shotgun sequence:
- the LOC132035566 gene encoding uncharacterized protein LOC132035566 isoform X1, translated as MAVASGTEKKKEGKMKSPIKKEKVSEKAISSSPAKRNNNPGIRLVHGRIYDSNNGKTCHQCRQKTLDITAGCKSMRNNKPCPIHICEKCLLNRYGEIAKEVSLLEDWKCPKCRDICNCSFCMKRRGCQPTGQLVKTAKATGYSSVSDMLQTNGITNVDQIQALKDKSASRKKINMPKNEEESIVSTENIGKENCIEEMIDVNVNPSYLSKNPTDKQSAGCKRKKVNEKPKKISLLGKEKSKRVKQEGSTEVNGTISSPNKKRSVEETPSEESQDSGKNNKERSVSVEEDSVKDNTIENDPFALTSLPQGTGLTAVGGIDLQSEDVGNAFQFLEFCAAFGKILDIKKGQPEAVLRDIMQGRSSRRGKCSLTIQFLNNLLSFLKEEEEERFSAETSTEGKNSCYSDVKICISESPIVSKTMGLDSIGDDAEEFENLNPSEKLKILNFICDEILETVKIRDWIDDQNSKFAEKAKEAKEKVAAAKEEEKRLKHKMQNEIAQAIIEKNGAPISISEHEAIVTQIKLEAAEAHASVMESKNTYSKYNQRSEAVRTEPFFLNADGNVYWRLNCYGDKSILLCQDIGTGDTAASDEKWSAFDVEQKEIIEKRINSLSCRVKRVRTHKVMQKLPSPNSEAAA; from the exons atggCAGTTGCTTCAGGTActgagaagaagaaggaagggaaaatgaaaagcccaattaagaaagaaaaggtcaGTGAAAAGGCTATTTCTTCTTCACCCGCCAAGCGCAATAATAATCCAGGAATACGTCTTGTTCATGGTCGAATCTATGATTCTAATAACGGCAAGACATGCCATCAG TGCCGCCAAAAGACTTTGGACATTACGGCTGGGTGTAAGAGTATGCGAAATAATAAGCCTTGTCCAATTCATATCTGTGAAAAATGCCTACTAAACAG GTATGGTGAGATTGCAAAAGAAGTATCTCTTTTGGAGGATTGGAAATGTCCAAAATGCAGAGACATTTGTAACTGCAGTTTTTGCAT GAAGAGACGGGGTTGCCAACCCACTGGTCAACTTGTGAAGACAGCAAAGGCAACTGGATATTCTTCTGTTTCAGATATGCTGCAGACTAACGGGATCACTAATGTTGATCAAATCCAAGCTCTGAAAGACAAGAGTGCCTCACGGAAAAAGATTAATATGCCGAAGAAT GAGGAGGAAAGCATTGTTTCTACTGAAAATATTGGGAAGGAAAATTGTATTGAAGAGATGATAGACGTAAATGTGAATCCTTCTTATTTGTCAAAAAATCCCACTGATAAGCAATCTGCGGGATGTAAAAGGAAAAAGGTTAATGAAAAGCCTAAGAAAATTAGTCTTCTCGGCAAGGAAAAATCTAAGAGAGTCAAGCAAGAGGGATCAACTGAAGTGAATGGCACGATAAGCAGTCCTAACAAAAAGAGATCAGTGGAAGAAACTCCATCAGAAGAATCTCAAGATTCTGGAAAGAACAACAAGGAAAGATCTGTATCTGTCGAGGAAGATTCTGTGAAGGATAACACTATTGAAAATGATCCTTTTGCCTTGACTTCATTGCCCCAGGGCACTGGTTTGACAGCTGTTGGTGGCATTGATTTACAGTCGGAAGATGTTGGGAATGCATTTCAATTTTTAGAGTTTTGTGCGGCCTTCGGAAAG ATACTTGACATCAAGAAGGGGCAACCAGAAGCTGTTCTTAGAGATATAATGCAGGGGAGAAGTTCACGACGTGGAAAATGTTCTTTGACGATACAGTTTCTTAATAACTTACTATCTTTCTTAAAAGAGGAGGAAGAGGAAAG ATTTTCTGCCGAAACCTCGACAGAAGGAAAAAACTCATGTTATTCTGATGTTAAAATCTGCATCTCTGAATCTCCTATTGTTTCAAAAACCATGGGCTTGGATTCAATAGGTGATGACGCTGAAGAATTTGAGAACTTGAATCCCTCAGAAAAGCTCAAGATATTAAATTTTATCTGCGATGAAATTCTTGAAACTGT AAAGATAAGGGATTGGATTGATGATCAAAACTCAAAATTTGCTGAAAAGGCAAAGgaagcaaaagaaaaagttgCTGCTGCAAAAGAAGAG GAGAAGCGCCTGAAGCACAAAATGCAGAACGAGATAGCTCAAGCCATTATCGAAAAGAATGGTGCTCCAATCTCAATATCGGAACATGAAGCCATTGTTACTCAAATTAAACTTGAAGCAGCAGAAGCTCATGCTTCTGTGATGGAGTCAAAGAACACTTATTCAAAGT ATAATCAAAGATCTGAAGCTGTTAGGACGGAGCCTTTCTTTTTAAACGCTGATGGTAATGTGTATTGGAGACTAAACTGCTATGGTGACAAATCCATTCTTTTATGTCAAG ATATAGGAACTGGTGATACTGCTGCATCAGATGAAAAATGGTCTGCTTTTGATGTTGAACAGAAAGAAATCATTGAGAAGCGCATTAATTCTTTAAG TTGCAGGGTAAAGAGGGTTAGAACTCACAAGGTCATGCAGAAACTTCCATCTCCGAATAGTGAAGCTGCTGCTTAA
- the LOC132035566 gene encoding uncharacterized protein LOC132035566 isoform X2 produces MAVASGTEKKKEGKMKSPIKKEKVSEKAISSSPAKRNNNPGIRLVHGRIYDSNNGKTCHQCRQKTLDITAGCKSMRNNKPCPIHICEKCLLNRYGEIAKEVSLLEDWKCPKCRDICNCSFCMKRRGCQPTGQLVKTAKATGYSSVSDMLQTNGITNVDQIQALKDKSASRKKINMPKNEEESIVSTENIGKENCIEEMIDVNVNPSYLSKNPTDKQSAGCKRKKVNEKPKKISLLGKEKSKRVKQEGSTEVNGTISSPNKKRSVEETPSEESQDSGKNNKERSVSVEEDSVKDNTIENDPFALTSLPQGTGLTAVGGIDLQSEDVGNAFQFLEFCAAFGKILDIKKGQPEAVLRDIMQGRSSRRGKCSLTIQFLNNLLSFLKEEEEERFSAETSTEGKNSCYSDVKICISESPIVSKTMGLDSIGDDAEEFENLNPSEKLKILNFICDEILETVKIRDWIDDQNSKFAEKAKEAKEKVAAAKEEEKRLKHKMQNEIAQAIIEKNGAPISISEHEAIVTQIKLEAAEAHASVMESKNTYSKYNQRSEAVRTEPFFLNADGNVYWRLNCYGDKSILLCQDIGTGDTAASDEKWSAFDVEQKEIIEKRINSLRVKRVRTHKVMQKLPSPNSEAAA; encoded by the exons atggCAGTTGCTTCAGGTActgagaagaagaaggaagggaaaatgaaaagcccaattaagaaagaaaaggtcaGTGAAAAGGCTATTTCTTCTTCACCCGCCAAGCGCAATAATAATCCAGGAATACGTCTTGTTCATGGTCGAATCTATGATTCTAATAACGGCAAGACATGCCATCAG TGCCGCCAAAAGACTTTGGACATTACGGCTGGGTGTAAGAGTATGCGAAATAATAAGCCTTGTCCAATTCATATCTGTGAAAAATGCCTACTAAACAG GTATGGTGAGATTGCAAAAGAAGTATCTCTTTTGGAGGATTGGAAATGTCCAAAATGCAGAGACATTTGTAACTGCAGTTTTTGCAT GAAGAGACGGGGTTGCCAACCCACTGGTCAACTTGTGAAGACAGCAAAGGCAACTGGATATTCTTCTGTTTCAGATATGCTGCAGACTAACGGGATCACTAATGTTGATCAAATCCAAGCTCTGAAAGACAAGAGTGCCTCACGGAAAAAGATTAATATGCCGAAGAAT GAGGAGGAAAGCATTGTTTCTACTGAAAATATTGGGAAGGAAAATTGTATTGAAGAGATGATAGACGTAAATGTGAATCCTTCTTATTTGTCAAAAAATCCCACTGATAAGCAATCTGCGGGATGTAAAAGGAAAAAGGTTAATGAAAAGCCTAAGAAAATTAGTCTTCTCGGCAAGGAAAAATCTAAGAGAGTCAAGCAAGAGGGATCAACTGAAGTGAATGGCACGATAAGCAGTCCTAACAAAAAGAGATCAGTGGAAGAAACTCCATCAGAAGAATCTCAAGATTCTGGAAAGAACAACAAGGAAAGATCTGTATCTGTCGAGGAAGATTCTGTGAAGGATAACACTATTGAAAATGATCCTTTTGCCTTGACTTCATTGCCCCAGGGCACTGGTTTGACAGCTGTTGGTGGCATTGATTTACAGTCGGAAGATGTTGGGAATGCATTTCAATTTTTAGAGTTTTGTGCGGCCTTCGGAAAG ATACTTGACATCAAGAAGGGGCAACCAGAAGCTGTTCTTAGAGATATAATGCAGGGGAGAAGTTCACGACGTGGAAAATGTTCTTTGACGATACAGTTTCTTAATAACTTACTATCTTTCTTAAAAGAGGAGGAAGAGGAAAG ATTTTCTGCCGAAACCTCGACAGAAGGAAAAAACTCATGTTATTCTGATGTTAAAATCTGCATCTCTGAATCTCCTATTGTTTCAAAAACCATGGGCTTGGATTCAATAGGTGATGACGCTGAAGAATTTGAGAACTTGAATCCCTCAGAAAAGCTCAAGATATTAAATTTTATCTGCGATGAAATTCTTGAAACTGT AAAGATAAGGGATTGGATTGATGATCAAAACTCAAAATTTGCTGAAAAGGCAAAGgaagcaaaagaaaaagttgCTGCTGCAAAAGAAGAG GAGAAGCGCCTGAAGCACAAAATGCAGAACGAGATAGCTCAAGCCATTATCGAAAAGAATGGTGCTCCAATCTCAATATCGGAACATGAAGCCATTGTTACTCAAATTAAACTTGAAGCAGCAGAAGCTCATGCTTCTGTGATGGAGTCAAAGAACACTTATTCAAAGT ATAATCAAAGATCTGAAGCTGTTAGGACGGAGCCTTTCTTTTTAAACGCTGATGGTAATGTGTATTGGAGACTAAACTGCTATGGTGACAAATCCATTCTTTTATGTCAAG ATATAGGAACTGGTGATACTGCTGCATCAGATGAAAAATGGTCTGCTTTTGATGTTGAACAGAAAGAAATCATTGAGAAGCGCATTAATTCTTTAAG GGTAAAGAGGGTTAGAACTCACAAGGTCATGCAGAAACTTCCATCTCCGAATAGTGAAGCTGCTGCTTAA